In uncultured Ilyobacter sp., a genomic segment contains:
- the glmU gene encoding bifunctional UDP-N-acetylglucosamine diphosphorylase/glucosamine-1-phosphate N-acetyltransferase GlmU, producing the protein MNLKTLILAAGKGTRMKSDLPKVLHKVNGIPMIKKIIEVLNNLNSQENILILGHEKEMILDSLGDVEYVVQEKQLGTGHAIMMSEEKLKDYDGDIMVVCGDTPLLTSETLEKMHKKHRESGAVTTILTSIVEDPYGYGRIVKENGLVSAIVEEKEATENEKKIKEINAGVYCFDSKKLFKALSKIEKHVEKNEYYLTDVIAINVNDGEKVETYILENNEEVLGVNSKVQLAEAEAVLRNRKNLDLMNNGVILIDPKNTYIEDSVEIGADTVIYPGALLQGETTIGKNCEIIGNTRILDSKIGNNVNIQSSVIKESILEQGVTIGPFAHIRPKSHLKEKVHIGNFVEVKKSVLETGVKAGHLTYLGDAEIGSDTNIGAGTITCNYDGKNKHKTKIGKDVFIGSDSMLVAPLEIGDNALTGAGSVITKDIPSNALGVARSKQTIKKEWNKK; encoded by the coding sequence ATGAATTTGAAAACTTTGATTTTAGCTGCAGGAAAAGGCACTAGAATGAAGTCAGATCTACCAAAAGTTTTGCACAAGGTAAACGGAATTCCTATGATAAAGAAAATTATAGAGGTTCTTAACAACCTAAATTCTCAGGAAAACATCCTGATTTTGGGTCATGAAAAAGAGATGATCCTTGATTCTCTAGGTGATGTAGAGTACGTAGTACAGGAAAAACAACTAGGAACTGGACACGCTATAATGATGTCAGAAGAAAAGCTTAAAGATTATGATGGAGATATAATGGTAGTGTGCGGAGACACACCTCTTCTAACTTCTGAAACATTGGAAAAAATGCATAAAAAACATAGGGAATCTGGGGCTGTAACGACCATTTTGACTTCTATAGTTGAAGACCCCTATGGGTATGGAAGAATAGTAAAGGAAAATGGCCTGGTTAGTGCCATAGTAGAGGAAAAGGAAGCAACAGAGAATGAAAAGAAGATAAAGGAGATCAATGCGGGAGTTTACTGTTTTGATTCAAAGAAACTTTTCAAGGCTCTTTCTAAGATAGAGAAACATGTTGAAAAAAATGAGTATTATCTGACTGATGTTATCGCTATAAATGTAAATGACGGTGAAAAGGTAGAGACTTACATACTTGAAAACAATGAAGAGGTTTTGGGAGTAAATTCTAAAGTCCAGCTCGCAGAGGCAGAGGCTGTACTTAGAAATAGAAAAAATCTAGATCTGATGAATAACGGAGTTATATTGATAGATCCTAAAAATACATATATAGAAGATAGTGTAGAGATAGGGGCAGATACTGTAATTTACCCAGGAGCCTTGCTTCAGGGCGAGACCACCATAGGAAAAAACTGTGAAATAATAGGAAACACAAGAATATTAGATTCCAAAATTGGTAACAATGTTAATATACAAAGTTCAGTAATTAAAGAAAGTATTTTGGAACAGGGAGTGACTATAGGTCCTTTTGCTCATATCAGACCGAAATCGCACCTGAAAGAAAAAGTACACATAGGTAACTTTGTGGAAGTGAAAAAATCTGTGCTAGAAACAGGGGTAAAGGCAGGGCATCTTACTTATCTTGGAGATGCTGAGATAGGGTCAGACACCAATATAGGGGCTGGAACTATCACATGTAACTACGATGGTAAGAACAAACACAAGACAAAAATTGGTAAAGATGTATTTATAGGAAGTGATAGTATGCTTGTGGCACCACTAGAGATAGGTGACAACGCACTTACCGGAGCAGGTTCGGTAATCACAAAAGATATTCCTTCAAATGCACTGGGAGTGGCTAGAAGTAAGCAGACAATTAAAAAGGAGTGGAATAAAAAGTAA
- a CDS encoding BMP family ABC transporter substrate-binding protein has translation MKKIFAFLMVVMMLAFTACGSKEEAAKEETLKVGIVLSIGGLGDKSFNDSAYRGLEQAKKDLGIEFKYVEPASPAEDEQFLREFAEAGYDLVVATGFLMKDATEKMAKEFPDVKFAIIDEVIELPNVSSLVFSEDEGSFLVGALAAMMSETNTVGFVGGMEVPLIKKFQRGYEMGAKYVNPDIKVLGLFTSGPNPFNDPVRGKENALSLIKQGADVVYHAAGGTGVGVIDAAKEAGVYAIGVDSNQDNVAPGTVLTSMIKNVDVAVYDTVQQVLDNNFQAGINRFGVAEDGVGTSDFANTKDVIGEEKLNKLNEIKEKIINGEIKF, from the coding sequence ATGAAAAAGATTTTTGCATTTCTGATGGTTGTTATGATGCTAGCATTCACTGCCTGCGGAAGTAAAGAAGAAGCAGCAAAAGAAGAAACTTTAAAAGTTGGAATAGTTCTTTCCATAGGAGGACTTGGAGATAAGTCTTTCAACGATTCAGCCTATAGAGGTCTAGAACAAGCCAAAAAAGACCTAGGAATCGAATTTAAATACGTAGAGCCTGCATCACCTGCAGAGGACGAGCAGTTCCTTAGAGAGTTTGCTGAAGCTGGCTATGACTTAGTTGTTGCTACTGGATTCCTTATGAAAGATGCAACTGAAAAAATGGCCAAGGAGTTTCCTGATGTCAAGTTTGCAATTATTGACGAAGTAATCGAACTTCCAAATGTATCTTCACTTGTTTTCTCTGAAGATGAAGGTTCATTCTTAGTTGGAGCATTAGCTGCTATGATGAGTGAAACCAACACTGTTGGATTTGTCGGTGGAATGGAAGTTCCTCTTATCAAAAAATTCCAGAGAGGATATGAGATGGGGGCTAAGTATGTGAACCCAGACATAAAAGTTCTTGGACTATTTACTTCTGGACCAAATCCTTTCAACGACCCTGTTAGAGGTAAAGAAAATGCTCTTTCACTTATCAAGCAAGGAGCAGACGTTGTATACCATGCAGCAGGAGGAACTGGTGTAGGGGTTATAGATGCAGCAAAAGAGGCTGGAGTCTATGCTATCGGTGTAGATTCAAACCAAGACAATGTTGCTCCAGGAACAGTTCTTACTTCTATGATCAAAAATGTTGATGTAGCAGTATATGACACAGTACAGCAGGTTTTAGACAACAATTTCCAAGCAGGTATCAACAGATTCGGAGTAGCTGAAGACGGAGTTGGTACAAGTGATTTTGCAAATACAAAAGATGTTATCGGAGAAGAAAAATTAAATAAATTAAACGAGATAAAAGAAAAAATTATAAATGGTGAAATTAAATTCTAA
- a CDS encoding DUF2721 domain-containing protein: MELTLTTPALLFSTVSLLMIAYTSRFLAMAALIRQLHEKAMLQGETTEGVLRQIVNLKKRVRLTKNMQFVAILALILSVLSILALFLNQIFLGEAFFFISLVLLVCSLVMSALEIKLSVSALTIQLTHCIGESCSIDDFKKLDEKTFYEMLKGKI, from the coding sequence ATGGAACTTACTTTAACTACACCAGCACTTTTATTTTCAACTGTATCTCTTTTGATGATAGCTTATACAAGCAGGTTTTTGGCGATGGCTGCTTTAATAAGACAGCTCCATGAAAAGGCCATGCTTCAAGGAGAAACTACAGAGGGAGTATTGAGACAGATAGTGAACTTGAAAAAAAGAGTAAGACTCACAAAAAATATGCAGTTTGTAGCTATACTGGCGCTGATATTATCAGTGTTATCAATATTGGCTCTTTTTTTAAACCAGATATTTTTAGGTGAGGCATTCTTTTTTATCAGCCTAGTTCTTTTAGTGTGCTCTCTTGTAATGTCTGCCCTTGAGATAAAGCTCTCTGTGTCAGCTCTCACTATACAGCTGACTCATTGTATAGGGGAAAGCTGCTCTATCGACGACTTTAAGAAACTGGATGAAAAGACATTTTATGAAATGTTAAAAGGGAAAATATAA
- a CDS encoding selenium metabolism-associated LysR family transcriptional regulator has product MTLRKLEIFYCVAEKLNMTTVSKEMYISQPAISQMIKEMEEELGVKLFNRLGKRLYLTDEGELFKTYSRRMMNLYQEFEEVLDEKKDLKKGKLKIGASSTIGIYVMPQIIREFIKDYPEIDISLKIGNTEDIANMILKNDIDMAFVEAEVDMNEIKSEEIWKDELIIITHPNHKWGEHQEIDESDLKSEKFILREEGSGTRKVFEAAMKNNHIKYKESFTLGNTEAIKEIIMTGLGISCLSKLTVKKELDEGKLRGYKLKNFEIDREFNLIHHKDKHFSPLMKEFIKKGKEKGI; this is encoded by the coding sequence ATGACCCTTAGAAAATTGGAGATATTCTATTGTGTTGCAGAAAAGCTGAATATGACCACGGTCTCAAAGGAGATGTACATAAGTCAACCGGCGATAAGCCAGATGATAAAAGAGATGGAGGAGGAGCTAGGGGTTAAATTGTTTAATCGTTTGGGAAAAAGACTTTATCTAACTGACGAAGGAGAACTTTTTAAGACTTACTCAAGAAGAATGATGAACCTCTATCAAGAGTTTGAAGAGGTCTTAGATGAAAAAAAAGATTTGAAAAAAGGTAAACTAAAGATAGGTGCTAGTTCTACAATAGGTATATATGTGATGCCCCAGATCATAAGAGAATTTATAAAGGACTATCCAGAAATAGATATTTCCTTGAAAATCGGAAATACTGAAGATATTGCAAATATGATTCTAAAAAATGATATAGATATGGCCTTTGTGGAAGCTGAAGTGGATATGAACGAGATAAAAAGTGAAGAGATATGGAAGGATGAGCTTATAATAATAACCCACCCTAACCATAAGTGGGGAGAACATCAAGAGATAGATGAAAGCGACCTTAAATCCGAAAAATTTATTTTAAGAGAAGAGGGAAGCGGAACCCGAAAAGTTTTTGAAGCGGCTATGAAAAATAACCACATAAAATATAAAGAATCCTTCACTTTAGGGAATACTGAGGCGATAAAAGAGATTATAATGACAGGACTGGGAATAAGCTGTCTTTCTAAGCTAACTGTAAAAAAAGAGTTAGACGAAGGGAAACTTAGGGGATATAAACTGAAAAATTTTGAAATAGATAGGGAATTTAATCTGATACACCATAAGGACAAGCATTTCTCGCCTCTTATGAAAGAGTTTATAAAAAAGGGGAAAGAGAAAGGAATTTGA
- a CDS encoding DnaJ domain-containing protein, which produces MILLFMGLFIIFVLFLGPTNAVRALPFIVILWLLFTFFGFIIINFFPVILILLIISYFRNKNNPKSTGRTHYYHFGGNADFDEFFRRTGGQSGGHYQRTGNGYPGNNFGGFEDTTKYYNLLGINKGATQEEIKKAYRDMARKHHPDRYATSDDDVKEYHEKKFKEINEAYEKLTRGAL; this is translated from the coding sequence ATGATATTACTGTTTATGGGGCTATTTATAATTTTCGTTTTATTTTTAGGTCCGACTAACGCAGTTAGAGCTTTGCCCTTTATAGTTATTTTGTGGCTATTATTTACGTTTTTTGGATTTATTATTATAAACTTTTTCCCGGTTATACTCATACTTCTTATTATCAGTTATTTCAGGAATAAGAATAATCCGAAGAGTACAGGAAGAACCCATTATTATCATTTTGGAGGAAACGCAGACTTTGACGAGTTTTTTAGAAGAACCGGTGGTCAAAGTGGCGGTCATTATCAAAGGACCGGAAATGGGTATCCAGGAAATAACTTCGGAGGCTTTGAAGACACAACTAAATACTACAACCTACTAGGAATAAACAAGGGTGCCACTCAGGAAGAGATAAAAAAAGCTTACAGAGATATGGCTAGAAAACATCACCCAGACAGATATGCAACCTCTGATGATGATGTAAAAGAGTATCACGAAAAAAAATTTAAGGAAATAAACGAAGCCTATGAAAAATTGACGAGAGGGGCTCTATAG
- a CDS encoding DUF1294 domain-containing protein, whose product MEITFLKIFFIFLAVMNISAFIVYSFDKVQAKNDRDRVPELRLILMALFGGSIGALISMKVFNHKTRKWYFKYGVPVMALAHFALVVYMWARQN is encoded by the coding sequence ATGGAAATTACTTTTTTAAAAATATTTTTTATTTTTCTAGCAGTAATGAATATTTCTGCATTTATTGTATATTCATTTGACAAGGTCCAGGCTAAAAATGACAGGGACAGAGTACCTGAACTGAGACTTATTCTTATGGCCTTATTTGGAGGAAGTATAGGGGCTCTCATAAGTATGAAGGTTTTTAATCACAAAACAAGGAAGTGGTATTTTAAATACGGTGTTCCCGTTATGGCCTTGGCTCACTTTGCTTTGGTTGTATATATGTGGGCTAGACAGAATTAA
- the rplT gene encoding 50S ribosomal protein L20, which yields MSRVKTGVVRRKRHKKVLDAAKGYRGASGDVFKQANQAVMRAEAFSTRDRKVRKRKMRQLWIIRINAAARLNGLTYSQFMNGLKKSGIELDRKVLSDLAVNNAAEFSKLAETAKNA from the coding sequence ATGTCTAGAGTAAAAACTGGTGTTGTAAGAAGAAAAAGACATAAAAAAGTTTTAGATGCTGCTAAAGGGTATAGAGGAGCTTCAGGTGACGTTTTCAAACAAGCTAACCAAGCTGTAATGAGAGCAGAGGCTTTTTCAACTAGAGATAGAAAAGTAAGAAAAAGAAAAATGAGACAGCTTTGGATCATAAGAATAAATGCTGCTGCTAGATTAAACGGACTTACTTATTCGCAGTTCATGAACGGTCTTAAGAAATCTGGGATCGAGCTTGACAGAAAAGTACTTTCTGACCTTGCTGTAAACAATGCGGCTGAATTTTCAAAATTAGCTGAAACTGCAAAAAACGCATAA
- a CDS encoding ribose-phosphate diphosphokinase, with translation MIREARDVKIFTGNSNINLARKIAEKCGLPLGDANIVRFKDGEIYARINETVRGCDVFIVQSTSEPVNENLMELLIFIDALKRASVKTINVVIPYYGYARQDRKASPREPITSKLVANLLTVAGASRILTMDLHANQIQGFFDIPVDHLQALPILAKYFIEKGLSGDNVVVVSPDVGGVKRARKLSEWLDCKIAIIDKRRPKPNMSEVMNLIGEVEGKTAIFIDDMIDTAGTITNGAEAIIKRGAKEAYACCTHGILSGPAMERLESSPLKEVVVTDSINLVEEKKIGKIKVLSVDLLFAEAIKRIVNNESISELFEKR, from the coding sequence ATGATAAGAGAAGCGAGAGATGTAAAGATTTTTACAGGGAATTCAAATATCAACTTAGCCAGAAAAATCGCTGAAAAATGTGGACTTCCTTTGGGAGACGCAAATATTGTCAGGTTTAAAGATGGTGAAATTTACGCAAGAATCAACGAAACGGTAAGAGGATGCGATGTATTTATCGTCCAGTCTACTTCAGAGCCGGTAAATGAAAATCTTATGGAGCTTTTGATATTTATTGATGCTCTAAAAAGAGCTTCAGTAAAAACGATAAATGTGGTTATCCCTTATTATGGATATGCAAGACAAGATAGAAAGGCGAGTCCAAGAGAGCCAATTACATCTAAACTCGTAGCTAACCTTTTAACTGTAGCTGGAGCTTCTAGAATTTTAACTATGGATCTTCACGCTAACCAGATTCAAGGATTCTTTGATATTCCTGTGGATCACCTGCAAGCTTTGCCTATTCTAGCAAAATACTTTATAGAGAAGGGCTTAAGTGGTGACAACGTAGTAGTAGTATCTCCAGATGTTGGAGGAGTGAAAAGAGCAAGAAAATTATCTGAATGGCTAGACTGTAAAATAGCCATTATCGACAAAAGAAGACCAAAACCAAACATGTCAGAGGTTATGAACCTCATAGGAGAAGTAGAGGGTAAAACTGCGATATTTATCGATGATATGATAGATACAGCTGGGACAATAACAAACGGTGCTGAAGCCATAATAAAAAGAGGTGCTAAAGAGGCATATGCTTGCTGTACGCATGGAATTTTATCAGGTCCTGCAATGGAAAGACTTGAATCTTCACCACTTAAAGAGGTTGTTGTGACAGACTCTATAAATCTTGTTGAAGAAAAGAAAATAGGAAAAATAAAAGTACTTTCTGTAGATCTACTTTTTGCAGAAGCAATAAAGAGAATTGTAAATAACGAATCTATTTCTGAGCTTTTTGAGAAAAGATAA
- the rpmI gene encoding 50S ribosomal protein L35, with protein MPKMKSHKGTKKRVKITAKGKFVVKHSGTSHILTKKKRNKKNKLKKDFVAGEGSARKLRVLLPTGEGR; from the coding sequence ATGCCAAAGATGAAGAGTCATAAAGGAACTAAGAAAAGAGTAAAGATAACTGCTAAAGGGAAGTTTGTTGTTAAACATTCTGGTACAAGCCATATCTTAACTAAGAAAAAAAGAAACAAGAAAAACAAACTTAAAAAAGACTTCGTAGCTGGAGAAGGATCAGCTAGAAAGTTGAGAGTACTACTTCCAACTGGAGAAGGTAGATAA
- a CDS encoding YifB family Mg chelatase-like AAA ATPase, with amino-acid sequence MLAKVLSSGFLGIDPYQVEVEVDISNGLPIFNIVGLADAAISESRERVKAAIKNCGFSMNPKRILVNLSPAGIKKEGPQFDLPIAIGIMRSFEYIKDETRLSDYMFIGELSLGGSVKRTSGVINAVICAKEKGMRGIVIPKENMREAVMIEGIEVIPVRSLKEVLEFIDEGKIQSYDEELTDEYKENSYNFDFKEVKGQYAAKRALEISAAGGHNLFMVGSPGSGKSMLAKRLPTIMPRMTQKEIVESTKIYSSNGLLDGNFPIVNRRPFRNPHHSSSVVALVGGGRVPKAGEITLAHTGVLFLDEATEFPKNVLETLRQPVEDRKISITRASYRVDFPTDFILILASNPCNCGLLFEEGGKCTCTQHQINNYKKKISGPIVDRMDLYVEVKKLKTEELLNYGEGESSETIRSRVEAARENQRIRMGDGKLNSNMTQKEIKKYCKLDEESLKLLKGAIESLGLSARGYDKTLKVARTIADLENREYIDKGDILEALSYRKK; translated from the coding sequence ATGCTTGCTAAAGTTTTGAGTTCAGGTTTTCTGGGAATAGATCCGTACCAGGTGGAAGTGGAAGTTGATATAAGCAACGGGCTGCCGATTTTTAATATAGTAGGTCTTGCAGATGCGGCAATATCAGAGAGTCGGGAAAGGGTAAAGGCTGCAATTAAAAACTGCGGTTTTAGTATGAATCCAAAAAGAATACTTGTGAACCTTTCTCCTGCAGGGATTAAAAAAGAGGGGCCACAGTTTGATCTGCCTATAGCAATAGGTATAATGAGGTCTTTTGAATATATCAAAGACGAAACCAGACTTTCGGATTATATGTTTATAGGGGAGCTGTCTTTGGGAGGGAGCGTGAAAAGAACTAGTGGAGTCATAAATGCCGTCATATGTGCAAAGGAGAAGGGAATGAGAGGGATAGTCATTCCCAAGGAAAATATGAGGGAAGCCGTGATGATAGAGGGTATAGAGGTTATCCCTGTGAGAAGTTTGAAGGAAGTGTTAGAATTCATTGACGAGGGTAAAATCCAGAGTTATGATGAGGAGCTAACAGATGAATACAAAGAAAATAGTTATAATTTTGATTTTAAAGAGGTAAAGGGACAGTATGCCGCTAAAAGAGCCCTTGAAATATCAGCAGCAGGAGGACACAATCTCTTCATGGTAGGAAGTCCGGGATCAGGGAAATCAATGCTGGCTAAAAGACTTCCTACAATTATGCCAAGGATGACTCAAAAAGAGATAGTGGAGTCTACCAAGATATATAGCAGCAACGGACTTTTAGACGGGAATTTTCCCATTGTAAACAGAAGGCCCTTTAGAAATCCACATCATTCCTCATCAGTTGTTGCCCTGGTAGGAGGTGGAAGAGTTCCTAAGGCTGGAGAGATAACCTTGGCTCATACAGGGGTACTTTTTTTAGATGAGGCTACAGAATTTCCTAAAAATGTCCTGGAAACCTTAAGACAGCCTGTGGAAGACAGAAAAATTTCCATTACAAGGGCTTCTTACAGGGTTGATTTCCCCACAGACTTTATTTTGATATTGGCCAGTAACCCATGTAATTGTGGCTTACTTTTTGAAGAGGGAGGAAAGTGCACCTGCACCCAGCATCAGATAAATAACTATAAGAAGAAAATCTCAGGGCCCATTGTTGACAGGATGGACCTCTATGTTGAAGTCAAAAAACTAAAAACAGAAGAACTTTTAAATTACGGCGAAGGCGAGAGTTCTGAAACCATAAGAAGTAGGGTGGAAGCAGCCAGAGAAAATCAGAGAATCAGGATGGGAGATGGAAAGCTAAACTCCAATATGACCCAGAAGGAGATAAAAAAATATTGTAAATTAGATGAGGAAAGCTTGAAGTTATTGAAAGGTGCCATTGAAAGTCTGGGTCTTTCTGCTAGGGGTTATGATAAAACCTTGAAAGTTGCAAGGACAATAGCTGATCTTGAAAACAGAGAGTATATAGATAAAGGGGATATTTTAGAGGCACTTTCTTATAGAAAAAAATAA
- a CDS encoding tetratricopeptide repeat protein, which translates to MLRTEIFKEYCVNKDLSSREEEVRMLLLENSTDIELLRELAAILYYKKEAKEAIKIYEKLIRLEPENADFLAFLGYLYYELDIEPKAIEYFNRSLDVAPDAPFVYFLLGNAYSRNGDIISAIKSYDFAIFLDFDIYTAHLDFAKKYEDMGRIKRALKEYITAYEIDPRDEEIKNKIMFLKQELECA; encoded by the coding sequence ATGCTTAGGACAGAAATTTTTAAAGAGTATTGTGTGAATAAAGACCTCTCTAGTAGAGAGGAAGAAGTTAGAATGCTTTTACTAGAAAATTCTACTGATATTGAACTACTTAGAGAATTGGCTGCAATTCTATATTATAAAAAAGAAGCCAAGGAAGCCATCAAAATTTATGAAAAACTCATAAGACTAGAGCCTGAAAATGCAGATTTTTTAGCTTTTTTAGGATATCTTTATTATGAGTTGGATATAGAACCTAAGGCGATAGAATATTTTAATAGATCTTTAGATGTAGCTCCAGATGCACCATTTGTTTATTTTCTTTTGGGGAATGCATATTCTAGAAACGGGGACATCATATCAGCTATAAAGAGTTATGATTTTGCAATATTTTTAGACTTTGATATTTATACGGCACATCTTGATTTTGCCAAAAAATATGAAGATATGGGAAGAATAAAGAGAGCTTTAAAAGAATATATAACGGCATATGAAATAGATCCTAGAGATGAAGAGATAAAAAATAAGATAATGTTTTTAAAACAAGAACTTGAATGTGCTTAG
- the infC gene encoding translation initiation factor IF-3 has translation MSIISDKTRINGKIRAREVRVISDSGEQLGVMNTREALSMAMERDLDLVEVSSNSTPPVCKIMDYGKFKYEQARKAKEAKKNQKLVVVKEVKFKARIDKHDFETKAGKIEKFLAKENKVKVTLMLFGRERMHADLGIKILDQIAERFSETADVDKKYFDKQKHLMLTPKK, from the coding sequence GTGTCTATTATTTCTGATAAGACTAGAATTAATGGAAAAATAAGAGCTAGAGAGGTAAGAGTTATATCTGACTCAGGGGAACAATTAGGAGTTATGAACACAAGAGAGGCTCTTTCAATGGCAATGGAAAGAGATCTTGACTTGGTAGAAGTATCTTCAAATTCTACTCCGCCAGTATGTAAAATAATGGATTACGGAAAATTTAAATACGAGCAGGCTAGAAAGGCCAAAGAAGCTAAAAAGAATCAAAAACTTGTTGTTGTGAAAGAAGTTAAATTCAAAGCTAGAATCGATAAACATGATTTTGAAACAAAAGCTGGCAAGATTGAAAAATTTCTTGCTAAGGAAAACAAGGTGAAGGTAACTCTTATGCTTTTCGGAAGGGAAAGAATGCACGCTGATCTCGGGATTAAAATTCTAGATCAGATTGCAGAAAGATTTTCTGAAACTGCAGATGTTGATAAAAAATATTTTGATAAGCAAAAGCATCTAATGTTGACGCCTAAAAAATAG